In Hemibagrus wyckioides isolate EC202008001 linkage group LG16, SWU_Hwy_1.0, whole genome shotgun sequence, the sequence AGATTTGAAATCATTCATGCACGTGACATCATTCATATATTGGCAGgtgttataatattaataataataataataataataataataataataataataataataataaataatgaggaTCTTGTTGAGTAATTTTGATGAATTCAGCTCCAGCATCTTCATTAAACCTGTATTAATAAAGGACACCTTCAGACatgaataaataagaaataaataaaacaaaacaaatcactgaACACAAGAAAAttagaacatttattttttatttaattttttttttttaaatcactttcCAAATAAATTTTCAAATTCTTCAGACTAAATTGGTGTTAATTattggaataaataaaataaatgacttaagtatcaaatattacacacacacaggatacacagaggaaaatacaaaatatatttacttCCACGATCACACCTGTGTTTCTTAGATAAATTGAACATATTCAACATTAAGGATGAAAACagtgattttgtttgtgtttttttgcgTCTGGGATTAAGACTGGAAGACAGAATAACGCTGTAAATAcagagaatataaataaaaatcagctaCACGTTGAGATATAAAAATGGAATGATCCTATTTACACTTCAGCTTTAAAACgaaaaacattaaagaaaatataacaGCAGAAAAGTTTCATAAAGTTAGTAAATGGAGCTTTGTCCTGAGATTTGAATCTGACGCCTACATCATGTATAACTCCTCCCACATACTCCCATATGCGcagaatatgcaaataagatgTAATTGACGTATGAGCTTCCTCGCAGATCTGTAAccgttttattattgtttaaaaattagAGCTTTACACTAATGATATAAATAAGATACACAGTCACTTTAATTCAAATggtaaggggggaaaaaataaaaaaagtaaataactgTTAAATTAATAACTGATAAAGCTGATGCTGAGTTTATGAAGTGCTGAAGGATGAGATGTGTCAAGAGTGTACTGTGTGATGACGCATCAGAAATTCAACATTTTCGACTCTGCAGCTTCTCCTAATGAATCTGTTCACCAAATGGACGCTTTAAACGTTAAAAcctgagacaggaagtgatgtcattcATTCCTGATGCTGTGGaatttcagttttattaaaaaaaaaaaaaaaagttacttcACACCGTGTTCTGGGCAGAAACgagagaattttattttataatgcaGGATGTTCTGTTAGATAAAAAGGCGAGGAGTCAGTAATTAAACATGAGTGTGAGTAAAAGTGTGTGGTCACGTGTCAGTGTAGCGTAGTACAGACGTTCACCCGGTTCGAGACTCAAGACGACCATCAACGAGGACGGTGTGAAGTCTGAAGAGAGACTCGGTGAGGTTCGGTGTAGCGTCAAGTGACTGAGAAGTGATCTGTCCATGTGATTAAAAATGCCGCAGACGTAAAAGTGCTTTACGCGTCGTCGTGTAAATGTGTTATGATGCGTTTATAATGCCTGTATGACTAGTGCACAGAAACATGTTCATTAAACTCGTTAACAGAGGCATAAATGATTGTGTTAAAAAGCACACATTTGGAAGCCTGGTCTACTGAACCGCCGGCAGTTTGTTCATCTGACAACATGGAAGCTGAACATTTTATGTTCcttcaaatatataaatataaaaacaattccataactttcatatttataaaatacCTGTATAATTTACTACATTGACTGATAAAAGTCTGCTACtgttattagaattattattacaaGTGAAACAAGGAGAAGGAaaacgtctcacacacacacacacaaaacgaaTCTCTCTCATTCCCTGGTCCTCTCATATCCCCACACCGAGGGCTGGGTCACTCGGCTAGTCAGTGTGTTGGACGTCTAACAAGCCGACGTGAAGGTGTGCAGTGTTCAAGAGCTGATGaggatttcatttaaaaaatttttggCAGGGGATTTTCGGAGCATTCACACAACCTCGACTGTTTCAGAAAGAGAATATTTTAcaaactgtgttttttttaaagcagttaaAACAGGAAGCCTGCGAGTGTTTCCGCTCACGCTGTGTAAAAACGTTATAAACGCGTCATAAAGTGCAGTTTGTATCGTTCATGTAAAGGACCTGAGGCTTGAAGTGCTGTTTCACGGCTGTGTTTCACCGAAGGCGTCTGTTCTATAGTGGTTTGCTcactaaaagttttttttttttttttaattgtttctaGAAAAAGTTCCCCTCTCTGCACTGAGGGCTGGTGATGGTGTTCATGTGGCTCATatagagaacatggtgtgtggtGCAGTGGGGTGTTTGTAGGAATAAAACCAACAGCTACAAAAAGATTTTTCAGACAAAGACGTCTAACTTTCTAGCATACAAAATCTCAAGCAGAGTTGCATAGAGCCGAGAGCAGAGAGGTCTGCTTCCTCAAGTGCTTCTTTTTTATTCAGtcaacacgtacacacacacacacacacacacacacacacacacacacacacacgttaataaAATTAGTAAAAATTGTAGAAACTAACAGTTGCTGCCTTTATTgctgaatgtttttttatagattttggtttattttttgcacCAGTGAGCCGCAGCAGTCTGTTAAGTCCcctataatgataataataataataataataataataataataataataataataataataataacctctTTCTGTTCTCCTCCTGCTGTGGTAAACtaagtttgtcatttttatcacTAATCCAccgttttcttcttttcttcctccctGTTTCATTTCCGCATAAAAACACTGCTGTTCTGAACACAGTGTTGCAGCTTAACATCTGAAAAGAGTCAAATATTCTAAAATAGTGTCTGTTAAACATCcagtacatttttaaataaaatataaaatgagataaatctgAGATAAATGAGAGTCACAGCTGATTACACTGATCTTAGGCTGCCCCTGCAGGGTGGGGCCTAATATGCTAATGACTTGCTTGACTGTCAGTGCTGTGCCTGAGACTCCGCCTCCAGTTACCCTGATGAGGAAGCgttcacacactccacactcacgtCCTGACTCTCACACACGTCGCCATCGTGGGCCTCGTCCCGACTCGCCGCCTGCTCCAGACGGTGGATGATGCTGTTCAGGTTGGCGACTTTGCGTCTGCGCAGGCTGCTGTCTCTCAGGACTCCGGGTGATGCTGAGGATTCTGGGAAGTTGAAGGAGGAGTCCTCAGCGTGCTCCTGCACTTCACTCGTCTGTGTGTCGGAGACGCTGTCCGATTTCCCTGCAGCCGCTTCCATGATGATTCCACGCCGAATACGAGACCTAGAAACAGGTAACAGGAAGTGTTACCTAAATCACTGCACTAAAGTTTGTGTCTAAAGagcagctcatacacacacataataaagtaaaaaaataaaatattttttagagTTCTGGTGCACAGTGCTGTAactttatcttcttcttcatgaCCTTTTACTAGTGTCCTTGTCCAAAGACAAGCCATgagtgttttgagtgtgtgtgtgtgtatgagcatgtgtgtgttttgcgtgtgtgtgtattttgagtgtgagtgtgtgttatgagcatgtgtgtgttttgagtgtgtgtgtgtgttacgagcatgtgtgtgttgtgaatgcaAGTgtattataagtgtgtgtgtgttttgagtgtgtgagtgtgtgtgtgctatgagcgtatgtgtgttataagtgtgtgtgtgtgttatgagtgtgcatgtgttttgaGCGTATGTGTGTTATGAGTTTATGTgagttttgagtgtgtgtgtgtgtgtgtgtgtttgacctgtAGTTGTGAAACCAGTTGGTGACAGTGCTGGCTTTGAGTCCGAGCTGCTGTGCGAGTTCCTCGATGGTTCCTGGTGAAGGATATGGTTTCTCCTCGTACGCTTTCCTCAGAGCCTCTTTCTCCTGTGCAGTGATGATGACCCGAGACTTCTTCAGCTGAGGAACACACTCCTGTCCagactctcccacacacacaccactgtccaCTACAGAGTCCTCACACACCGAGCTCACACGCCTCTTCagatatactgcacacacacacacacacacagcagtattATTATAAAGAGCATTATAGAGTACAGTGTTTTAAATTCAGTAATAAGATTCGATTCAGACTAAAAACTCACATAATATTAATTATGGAATAGTAATAACACTTGTTGCTGCTTTACTGCTGTCacaatttgttttatatttagtgAATTTTAATGAAAGCTGAAAGCTGTTTTTCTGTGACAGTGCTGTTATACTCAGCATGAACTCATTTATTCCTCTAAAACCAGACGTGCACAAAAACACTCCAACTTTTAGTCTGACAGCAAAACTAATTTAATGAAGGTATAAAGTGAGGTTTGTGTTGGAAccgtgtgtacagtgtgatggtgttgaaTGACCAGTAGGGGGCAGCCTCTGAATAGAATCTAaccaaataacacacaccagataaaacaccaggcgtttcagtcctgttttcagaaaaacacagcagccattttattataatatttgataaTTATTTGTGCTAATTGTTCAGCACTCCAATCAACATCAACAGTGTTGTTGATTGGATGCAGCAGAGTTGGAGTTCTTCATGTGTTGAAATATgttgagtttttgtgtgtgtttgtgtatcatcCCGGACACTGAGTCTGGAAAACTCAGTAACATGTGGAACTCCAGatgatgtagtgtgtatgtagagaAGTGGGTGGAGCCAGCATGGCTCCCATGGAGGTTTGGGTGTAATTTCATGACACAAGGAGGCATTATTTTAAAgagctgcaggtgtgtgtatgtgtgtgtgttctgagctGATAATGTACcttttctctcagtgtgtttgaTTTCTCTCAGTTTGTGGATGTTGTTTGTGTCGTTCAGCCATCGCTGCATTCGCACAAATGGCTCGCGGCCTTTCACGCTCAGTCTGTGCCACGGTTTGGGCCGAGCCAAAAGATCAGACACTGAACCCTGAGTCAGACCTAAAACAGCCTCGCCAAACAGACGctgacctgcacacacacacacacacaccggggtAATGATGACTATTTGTTACATCTTGTGTTTCACAtacatattatttttaatcttttaattcTAGCCTTAATTTATTAATCCTTTAAATAAACTATTGTTATATTTCAGATTTGAGGCCTGTATTAAatatcagttttatttatttatttattctctcaCCGAGGTTATTATCACTCAGCACCTGTCTGACCCTCTGGCTGATGGAGTAGGTGTCGAGTTCCAGCTGCATGACTGCCACTTCCTGCATTCTGACTGCCGTGTCATGTGACTCAGGCTCAGCCTCTTCCTGCTGGTCCCTAACAAGCTTAATGAGCTCCTCAGACGAGCTTCCAGGAGACTCTGAGACTTCACTGACTGAAGTCTCTGCTGAGACAGGAACAaataaacatcactgtgtgtgtgtgtgtgtgtgtgtgtctacgtGTTTAGAGGGCAGGATGACATTCAGCAGAATGTATCTACAGTGACTAATGAAGGGTTATACAGTGCCCTCAgcctcacactcaaacacacacacaccctggagcAGAATTTCTTCAAGCCtgctttaattttctttaatttagGTCACACAGCTGAGGTAATTCATCATGCACTGCtctgtcatcacacacacacacacacacacacgtcactgcATATTAATAAGATGACATAGTTATTTCGTCTTAGAAATCCAGGTcactgtttttgttattatatgAGGCTTTCAGAATTCAGtggataaaatattttttaacaccaaacacacacacacacacacacagtttgctTAGATTCACAGCTCAACCTAAACACAAGCTGACTACTGAGTCGTTTTGGGAGACAGGGCCaatattaaatttaaacacTGCATTACAATGAGGTGTATgaatatatgtgagtgtgtatacgtgtgtgtgtgtgtgtgtgtgttacccctCATGGGGTCTTGTAGTTCTCCTTCAAGCCACAGCTGCATGCGTATAAACGGCTCTCTGCCTTTCTGAGTCAGTTTAGTCCACTGCTTTGGCCGAGAGAGCATGTCACTCACACTGCCCTGAGAGAGGCCCAGAACctgcgagcacacacacacacacgtctttagaTGTGCATCCCTTGTTCATCTCAGTGaaagtgtggcctctgtgtcaatctcagtgaagtGGGCGTGGCGTGTGTGTTAATCTCAGTGAAGtgggcatggcctgtgtgtaccTCACCCCACCGAATTTCATACCTTCTCCCCGAACACTCTTTGGCAGATGCCGTTCTTGGCGAGTTTCTCTTTGACCTGCTGCGTGAGCTCCACCGTATCCACCTCCAGATACATGAATCGTTCGTACTGCTCGGATGTAAGCGGCGTCATCGTGGCTTTCATTTGCTTTGTTTGCAGCGAGGAGGAAGAAGACGAAGAGGAAGGTAGCACTGGGCTGCTGTGAGGCGTCTCATTTGTGTTGGACATCTGAAGATTTTGTTCTGACCTCCTGCTAAATGAAGACTCTGTGCTCGACTGATCCTTCCAGTAATCCTGAGAGGAAACAGGAATCTCCGACGCCATGTTGCCAGCCTGTGGGGACAACAGGAGGTAAGGATGTGGTATGGTCATGCCCATAACATACAGAACACAAAGAAATGCCTTTAATTAACATTCTATATCCCAAGGCTCCATAAATCTCATCTACCTCTGTGTCTTCctgcgtgtctgtgtctttgtGCTGTTCACAGTGTATGGTGCTCCACCACTGCTTTCTCCACGAGTCTACCACAGGAGAGGAAGACGTGTTGTTCGCAGAGTTAAGCTCCAGAGGCGAGTACGGCAGCAAAGAAATGGAGGAACCAAGCAATTTGGAGCCCATACCggaaaggtcagaggtcatggtGGGAATGGATGCCACCTGTTGGACGTCCAGGACGGAGGGAAGTTTGTCATCCGATAAAGAGGAGTGGACGCCTTCAACTGCAAAACCGTTAGAAAAAACAGGCGTGTTTGACACATTGCCTTGCTGCCTCCTGAATACACATAATATTATTAAAcctaacaggaagtgacattaCACAGTCAGAGGAAATCACCTTTGTGACCCTGCAGGTCTCTTTTGGTCTGATCCAAAATCGACTTACGGGATTCAGTCGAGCTGCTTTCAGGAACACGAATTCTACTGGTGATAttacctgagagagagagagagagagagttttaaagagaaagaaatgttaATTGTTtgaatgttaataatattattaatgttaataatgtttaataaggTTTATTACCTCTCTGTCGTCCCTGAATGCTCCTCAGTGTCAGGATGTTCTGTTCGTCAGACAGGAAGTGCCTCATCTTGTGGAATGGTTCTTTCCCACGAACGGTGAGTTTGTTCCAGGGTTTGGGGCGAGCGAGGATCTCGCTAACAGAGCCCTGAGATAACCCGAGCACGTAGTGTCCAAACACGCGCTGCCCGATGTTGTGCTTCATCAACTGCTCCTTCACCTGCCGTGCGATTTCAGCAGTGTCCAATTCCTCCTCCGCATGCGGGTCAGCACTGTACAGATTCTGACCAAATGTCCGCTGGAGGAACGAGGTAGAGGATTTCCCAGAGATTTGAGGAAAAGTAGAGCTGAAGCTGTGCCTGAACAAATCAGTAGAAAACGAGCAGGACGACTCAGATGGAGCTTTACTCTTCAGGAGGACTTGAGAAAGGGGTGGAGTCTGTGAGTGGGTGTGGtcaggtggaggaggtgtggtgGAGGGTGAGGCGGGAAGGCGCTTCTCTGCAGAACCTTAATGAGACGACAATATTAAACACCACATACCCTGACATACaggtgaagaaagaaagaaagaaagcaaactgacaaacaaataaacagagagaataCTATTGGCTTCAGATGACAATTAAAACATGTAAAGCAGATTTAGAATGAGATTTACATCCCAAAGGAGAATCAGTCTCCATTAAGAAGCCCAGAGGTGTGTACTGACCTGACATTTCCTGTtcccccttcacacacactcacacctaacaAGTGTGTCGCTGCAGGGAGTTAAGTGACCTAAAAAGTGTCTGTGGTCACTAACTCCATCCTGTTCATCCTTCACTGCCCTTTTTTTCATACAAGTCTCTTTTATGGCACTTAgtgtttttatctatttattttatttttattcatttatttatgtttttaatttccTGCTGTTTATCCCATCCAGCCTCAGTCACTCACCACTGAGGTCTCTGCTACTCGTTTGTTTCTGGACGCCGTCTCTGTCCTGCCCACCATCCTCCTGCCCTCTCGGGGAACCCTGTGCAGAAACACATCTTATATTTTTATCCTGATGAAGAAAGAACAGCTTCCTGCGCTCCGAGTCAAAGAAAGAAGTTTAAACCTGAAtattgcagacagacagaatgttgCCTCATCAAATTAAAGTGGTACCTGTTCTGCAGGACGCTCCGAGGAACCCAGCTCCATGGCTCTCAGGACTCTAGTGATGGGAGAACGACACGAAATAAGAACAAATTTGTAGAGGTAGGAAtgaacacacataaacacactttcTTGAATAGAGAGAGAAGCTCAACTGGAGTCTCACCTCTCACCCTGAAGCACTGTTTATTGTCACTACTGAAATAACCAAGCCAGAGAAGTTTAAAagatcactacacacactgtaagtgTGCTATAATTAAATACAATACAGCTGTTattacaggaaataaaaatagtgTGTGTTCTGGAAACACATGACCTTTTACTGCAGAGACAATTTTAATCTTATTATAATCTCATTTTCGGAacattaaatgtttataaagtaaAAGTCAGCGTTCAAACACACCAATGTGGCTTCACACAGTTACCCCAAACCTTTCCCTCCATTACAGAGGAATGTGTCCCGACAGGCCATCAGGACGAATTTAAACGCAGTGTACCAACTAAACAACGGCCCACATTCACTCACAGCCAGCTCCATCCACTCTAATGGTCTTAAATCCAGTTATGGAGTCGAGATTTAATCAATCAGCTCACGGCTCACACTAACGGGGTTAACAACCTCATTACAGATCTGAGAATTGATAAAGCACAGCGCTGCTctttaaacactgaacacactgagacCCAAACCTTACACTTCAATATCCACCAGTTCTGCAAAGTGCCTCGATAATCGGCTTAAAAACTTCTTTTCTTTAAGACGGACGACAATCATAGAGATTTTATCGACATGCAAAGAAACTCAgattctcacacacataaaactgtAAAACTGAAGTGTGGTGTGTTCCAGTATAATTACACAGTTTACAGAGTTTTTAACTCACCTCAGTTCCCTTTTTATCTCCTCATAATCTGACTGAGCCTCCAGTTTCTCCTCAAGctcctaaaaacaaaacaaataaaataaaacaccaaaataaaaataaaaacactgaaaaatctttacttactcactattccctactgCCTACTTACTAATCCCTACTGCCTTTTCACTAATGCCTACTGCCTACTTACTAATCCCTACTGCCTACTTACTAATCCCTACTGCCTTTTCACTAATGCCTACTGCCTACTTACTAATCCCTACTGCCTTTTCACTAATCCCTACTGCCTTCACACTAATCCCTACTGCCTTCTCACTAATCCCTACTGCCTTCTCACTAATCCCTACTGCCTTCTCACTAATCCCTACTGTCTACTTACTAATCCCTACTGCCTTTTCACTAATCCCTACTGCCTTCTCACTAATCACTACTGCCTTCTCACTAATCACTACTGCCTTCACACTAATCCCTACTGCCAATTTACTAATCCCTACTGCCAATTTACTAATCCCTACCGCCTTCTCACTAATCTCTATTGCCTTCTACTAATCCTTACTGCCTTCTCACTAATCCCTACTGCCTTCTCACTAATCTTTACTGCCTTCACACTAATCCCTACTGTCTAATTACTAATCCCTGCTGCCTACTTACTAATCCCTACTGCCTTCTCACTAATATCTACTGCCCTCTCACTAACCCCTACTGCCTTCTCACTAATCTCTACTGCCCTTCTACTAATCCTTATTGCCTTCTCACTAATCCCTATTGCCTTCTCACTAATCTCTACTGCCTTCTCACTAATCCCTACTGCCTTCTCACTAATCCCTACTGCCTTCTCACTAATCCCTACTGCCTTCTCACTAATCTCTACTGCCTACTTACTAATCCCTCCTGCCTACTCACTAATCCCTACTCCATAATTCCCACTCACTATTATATGTACACTTTAGTACTGCCCACTCCATAATTCCTACACTCCTCACTTCCTACTCATTAATTAGTACCTGTTCATTAATCTCTGTACTTTACTCCCTACTCCCGAAGTATTTATTGGGGATGAGTACCAGACATCTTCCATATTAAACACACCCTAATCACTACATACATAGAGCACTATTTTGGAAGCCTACTAGTGCACTCATAAAATCCCACAGTATGGTTAGTATCCGTATGAATGACACGCCCTGACCGGTGCagattacccataatgcaccatatttaaacatttaaacacatttcacaGTGTTATTTATTATAGTAATTCCATAATATTTGACATTAACGATGTAGTGAACAAGGCttggattgagtgtgtgtgtgtgtgtgtgtgagacctgcaGCAGTGCGTGTCTGGAGtcaagctgctgctgtaattctctaatctgattggctgttgaGTCGGTGAGTTCAGTCAGGCTGCTCTGAAGTTTCTGTACATCCTCCATCAGACGCTCCACCTCTCTCTGCTTTACCAGAAGCTCCGCTTCcagagcctacacacacacacacacacacacacacacacacacacacaccatgttatgACAATGCACTCCCTCACGAGGCAACAACACCACATGGGCTTTGATTTAGTTGTAGCTCCTGATTTACAGATGCAGTAAATCATACGGTGGAAAAAACATCAGTCACGTTATAGACACACCCACAACGGCCACTGACTCCACCCACATCGTAACTTATTGTTACGCGAAAGACAGCGAAAGACAGCGAATAAGAATAATTTGGTGACATGGGTGTAGTAATGAAAAATTTctcttttataaataaaaagtcagTTACCTGAAACAACAGGATGATGATTAATAACTAGAGGAAGGTTGAAGGTTGGAGCTGTTACCTGATTGGCTGTTTCTACATCCACCATCATCGCTGCTTCATTCTCACAGGGTCTGAGAAGAGAAACCACACTGTTATCACCACCATTGCGTCAGAACTCACAATAACTGGGTAACTTTcataataaatttttttaaacacatcattaaacacacacacacacacacacacaatgagtcagtgtacatcagtgtggttaacacacacctgccatcAGAAGGAGCCCTGAGCCTGTGAACAGACTTCATGGCTCCATTTTCACCAGAATTGTTTAcattaagcacacacacacacacacaggagatttgGTTACACTAAGACACTTGGTTTCACACTAATCCTTagactgttctgtgtgtgttcaaagcaagtcacatgacctctgatATAAtaatgtctgtttgtgtgtgtgtgtaagaggggGGGGCGTTCttcactaagacacacacacagtttggtCTCTGGATCTCTGGAGACTTAGAAGGAAGCTGATATGGCATCAtttgtcttacacacacacacacacacacaccccaccatgcaatcatgtgtgtgtgtcagaggccTCTATTAACTTCTTTCCCTCTACAGCTAAGTGTTAATCCACATTTTCTTTCCACTGCCATGTGTAAGGAGGCTCCCTATGTAGGCTCCCTGTGTGCCCCAGACATAATTACAGACTGTTGCATGCAGCATAGTTCTAACACCATTGGCTTTCTGCCCCCTTTTAGTTCCACTTTCCTTATTTGGTCAtgtttcctgttcctgttccctCAGCAGGAATGTTGTGACCTAATAAAGTCTTTCATACGATGAAATAAGCAGTGTTAGACTGTTAGCTTATTAATTTAGCACCACTAGCTTTGCTACAAGCCCCTCCCACTTCTTACCAGATGTGTATGACGGGACAGTTGTTGTAGAAAGTAAGctacatttttgttatttttgtgttttgacTCAGTCACAATTTAAACATCCAAAAAGGAGCAGTGTTTCATTTGAAAACTCAACACCATGTTACAAACCTGATCATATTTCTCTTCACTTCTTCACATCCATGTGGGTATAAAATTCAACCCTCCACTAAGTAACAATCAGCACTACACTAACATTAACCGAGCCTGCTACTAATTAGCTAGCCAATTTCTCAAGCAAGCCAACTAATGCGAGATCAATTAAAGCCAACATTCACGTTTTCTAGCTAACtaattttactttaattaatattatttgatTCATAACTAAGATTATCAGGTTGCTAGCTAACGTACAAGAGCTAAGCCTCTGATCAAATTTGTGACTAGCTTTACAGTACACTGATATTAGCATCTTCAACATTCAATAGCTGACCTTTCTGCTCCTGCACAGcgctcttcttcttcatccttgACTTTCGTTTCACACTGAATTAAATGTTCGTAAGACTCCAACTTCTCCCTCAAAACTTTAATGGTTTCTTCTACGTTGAAGACAAAGTGAGAAACATTAGCAGCTCCAATTTCTTGAactgatgagagagagaaagagagagagagagagagagagagagagaaagagagatgataTACGTACACAGTGTTACATAAAAGCATGCGTTATTAccgtgacctttgacctctgcaACCTCTCTGTCGTACTCCTGCAGTCTCTCCCTCAGCTTCTGATTCTCTGCCTCCACGTCACGCATCTTAATCACTGCAACCTGCAGCTGCTGCACCGCCTCTAACGCAGACACAGGGtctaagagacagacaggtagagagcaagacaaacagacaaaaagacagacagacagaaagacagagagaaatgcaagcaaacagagacagaaatagacagacagaaatacagacagacagagagatggatagaaagacaggcagacagaaatacagacagaaatacaagcagacagacagaaagacaggcagacacacagacatgtagacaggcagacagaatgaaagacaaagagacagaaagaaagacagacagacagatagaaaaacaggcagacacagacatatagacagagacagacagacagacagacagacagaaagacagacaagcAGGAAGGCAGACAGGTTATAgtgaataaaattaataatataattaaaaatgcattaattAGTCATTTAATCTAAATGAATGCAGACTGAAGCTAGTACTTACAACCTGCTAGTTATATTTAACTCAGAACATCTGAGTCACTAACCTCAGTTTACATGCTAATgagttaattaaataaatatcaatttatttaaataattcttATTGAACACAATtagtacatttttaataatgttcatTTTGTGTTGCTTG encodes:
- the cux1a gene encoding homeobox protein cut-like 1 isoform X3, which encodes MAAARAGSMCQRWKRFDLQQLQKDLDVAANALASTQHENEQTRKKLTDQSDELKKHTPEIDALCERSKESEAAFLSVYKRLIDVPDPVSALEAVQQLQVAVIKMRDVEAENQKLRERLQEYDREVAEVKGHEETIKVLREKLESYEHLIQCETKVKDEEEERCAGAERPCENEAAMMVDVETANQALEAELLVKQREVERLMEDVQKLQSSLTELTDSTANQIRELQQQLDSRHALLQELEEKLEAQSDYEEIKRELRVLRAMELGSSERPAEQGSPRGQEDGGQDRDGVQKQTSSRDLSGSAEKRLPASPSTTPPPPDHTHSQTPPLSQVLLKSKAPSESSCSFSTDLFRHSFSSTFPQISGKSSTSFLQRTFGQNLYSADPHAEEELDTAEIARQVKEQLMKHNIGQRVFGHYVLGLSQGSVSEILARPKPWNKLTVRGKEPFHKMRHFLSDEQNILTLRSIQGRQRGNITSRIRVPESSSTESRKSILDQTKRDLQGHKVEGVHSSLSDDKLPSVLDVQQVASIPTMTSDLSGMGSKLLGSSISLLPYSPLELNSANNTSSSPVVDSWRKQWWSTIHCEQHKDTDTQEDTEAGNMASEIPVSSQDYWKDQSSTESSFSRRSEQNLQMSNTNETPHSSPVLPSSSSSSSSLQTKQMKATMTPLTSEQYERFMYLEVDTVELTQQVKEKLAKNGICQRVFGEKVLGLSQGSVSDMLSRPKQWTKLTQKGREPFIRMQLWLEGELQDPMRAETSVSEVSESPGSSSEELIKLVRDQQEEAEPESHDTAVRMQEVAVMQLELDTYSISQRVRQVLSDNNLGQRLFGEAVLGLTQGSVSDLLARPKPWHRLSVKGREPFVRMQRWLNDTNNIHKLREIKHTERKVYLKRRVSSVCEDSVVDSGVCVGESGQECVPQLKKSRVIITAQEKEALRKAYEEKPYPSPGTIEELAQQLGLKASTVTNWFHNYRSRIRRGIIMEAAAGKSDSVSDTQTSEVQEHAEDSSFNFPESSASPGVLRDSSLRRRKVANLNSIIHRLEQAASRDEAHDGDVCESQDVSVECVNASSSG
- the cux1a gene encoding homeobox protein cut-like 1 isoform X6, which codes for MAAARAGSMCQRWKRFDLQQLQKDLDVAANALASTQHENEQTRKKLTDQSDELKKHTPEDLHEHITPLLKGFQSEIDALCERSKESEAAFLSVYKRLIDVPDPVSALEAVQQLQVAVIKMRDVEAENQKLRERLQEYDREVAEVKGHEETIKVLREKLESYEHLIQCETKVKDEEEERCAGAERPCENEAAMMVDVETANQALEAELLVKQREVERLMEDVQKLQSSLTELTDSTANQIRELQQQLDSRHALLQELEEKLEAQSDYEEIKRELRVLRAMELGSSERPAEQGSPRGQEDGGQDRDGVQKQTSSRDLSGSAEKRLPASPSTTPPPPDHTHSQTPPLSQVLLKSKAPSESSCSFSTDLFRHSFSSTFPQISGKSSTSFLQRTFGQNLYSADPHAEEELDTAEIARQVKEQLMKHNIGQRVFGHYVLGLSQGSVSEILARPKPWNKLTVRGKEPFHKMRHFLSDEQNILTLRSIQGRQRGNITSRIRVPESSSTESLEGVHSSLSDDKLPSVLDVQQVASIPTMTSDLSDSWRKQWWSTIHCEQHKDTDTQEDTEAGNMASEIPVSSQDYWKDQSSTESSFSRRSEQNLQMSNTNETPHSSPVLPSSSSSSSSLQTKQMKATMTPLTSEQYERFMYLEVDTVELTQQVKEKLAKNGICQRVFGEKVLGLSQGSVSDMLSRPKQWTKLTQKGREPFIRMQLWLEGELQDPMRAETSVSEVSESPGSSSEELIKLVRDQQEEAEPESHDTAVRMQEVAVMQLELDTYSISQRVRQVLSDNNLGQRLFGEAVLGLTQGSVSDLLARPKPWHRLSVKGREPFVRMQRWLNDTNNIHKLREIKHTERKVYLKRRVSSVCEDSVVDSGVCVGESGQECVPQLKKSRVIITAQEKEALRKAYEEKPYPSPGTIEELAQQLGLKASTVTNWFHNYRSRIRRGIIMEAAAGKSDSVSDTQTSEVQEHAEDSSFNFPESSASPGVLRDSSLRRRKVANLNSIIHRLEQAASRDEAHDGDVCESQDVSVECVNASSSG